One Siniperca chuatsi isolate FFG_IHB_CAS linkage group LG3, ASM2008510v1, whole genome shotgun sequence genomic region harbors:
- the inab gene encoding internexin neuronal intermediate filament protein, alpha b gives MSYGSEVFSSSSYRKIFGDSPRYASSPSRTGVNVSSRGGYRSSSLSRSNVPSLGSYSRKSGRSFSSMPLETFDLTQSSVLNNEFKIIRTNEKEQMQGLNDRFAMFIDKVRNLEQHNKVLETELTTLRQRQTEPSRLAELYQQEIRELRSQLEELNGEKSQFMLERDSIEDELQKLRGRYEEEFRAREEAEATLKAFKKDVDDATMVRLDLEKKVESLLDEINFLRKVHEEEVAELMDMIQAAQVSVEMEVSKPDLTSALKEIRGQYESMASKNMQSAEEWYKTKFADLSEQANRSNEAIRASREEMNEFRRQLQSKTIEIESLRGTNESLEKQLREMEDRHNAEIGNYQDSMAELENELRTTKSEMARHLREYQDLLNVKMALDIEIAAYRKLLEGEETRIGTGITYPSMSSGVGQGYNYQARMYTSSSKGSKKESKDEDQEQQSKSGAKVSQREVYEETVVTTKKMEKQQDPSDIPTNQKN, from the exons ATGAGCTACGGATCTGAAgtattttcctcctcctcctaccgGAAGATTTTCGGGGATTCTCCCCGTTATGCGTCCTCTCCATCGCGGACTGGGGTGAACGTGTCATCACGGGGAGGTTACCGGTCCTCCTCTCTATCCCGGAGCAACGTTCCATCCCTGGGCTCGTACAGCAGAAAGTCCGGCCGCTCCTTCTCGTCCATGCCACTGGAGACCTTCGACCTGACACAGAGCAGCGTCCTCAACAATGAGTTCAAAATCATCCGCACCAATGAGAAGGAACAAATGCAGGGTCTTAATGACCGCTTTGCAATGTTCATCGATAAAGTGCGCAACTTGGAGCAGCACAACAAAGTGCTGGAGACGGAGCTGACCACCTTGCGCCAGCGGCAGACCGAGCCGTCCCGCTTGGCCGAGCTTTACCAACAAGAGATCCGTGAACTGCGCTCCCAGCTGGAAGAGCTGAACGGGGAGAAGTCCCAGTTCATGCTTGAGAGGGACAGTATTGAAGACGAGCTGCAGAAGCTCAGGGGGAGATACGAAGAGGAGTTCCGTGCCCGAGAGGAGGCGGAGGCCACCCTCAAGGCTTTTAAGAAAGATGTGGATGATGCCACCATGGTGCGCCTGGACCTGGAGAAGAAGGTGGAATCTCTGCTGGACGAGATCAACTTCCTCAGGAAGGTGCACGAGGAGGAGGTGGCCGAGCTGATGGACATGATCCAGGCTGCCCAGGTGTCTGTGGAGATGGAGGTGTCCAAGCCGGATCTCACCTCTGCCCTCAAAGAGATCCGAGGCCAGTACGAATCTATGGCGTCCAAGAACATGCAGTCCGCCGAGGAGTGGTACAAGACCAAGTTCGCCGACTTGTCCGAGCAGGCCAACCGGAGCAATGAGGCCATCCGCGCCAGCAGGGAGGAAATGAACGAGTTCAGGAGGCAGCTGCAGTCCAAGACCATCGAGATAGAGAGTCTGAGGGGAACCAACGAGTCTCTGGAAAAGCAGCTTCGGGAGATGGAGGATAGGCACAATGCGGAGATTGGAAACTACCAG GACAGCATGGCAGAGCTGGAGAATGAGCTGAGGACCACTAAGAGCGAGATGGCTCGTCACCTGAGGGAGTACCAGGATCTGCTGAATGTCAAGATGGCACTGGATATTGAAATTGCAGCTTACAG GAAACTGCTGGAAGGGGAGGAGACCCGCATCGGGACAGGGATCACCTATCCATCTATGAGCTCCGGTGTTGGGCAAGGCTACAACTACCAGGCCCGTATGTACACCAGCTCCAGCAAGGGCTCCAAGAAGGAGAGCAAGGACGAGGACCAGGAGCAGCAGAGCAAGTCTGGAGCCAAGGTCTCCCAGCGTGAAGTTTATGAGGAGACAGTGGTCACCACCAAGAAGATGGAGAAGCAGCAAGACCCCAGCGATATTCCCACCAATCAGAAAAACTAA